The genomic segment TCGTCGGGGAGAAAATTGTCCCGTACTCCAAAACTCTCGTTAGTGACAAGGGGCTGTTCTTCGGAACGAGTGGGCTGGATGAAAAAGCCTTCCCCCATTGTCTGCTGAAGTTGCCTTCCAAAAGTGGCGACGAGTGGGGCTGGGAGGTGGCCGAGATCGGACGCAAGGTGACGCGCGTGACGCGCGATGGTGAAGAGGTCGAGGTGCCCGCGGGCAAGTTCCAAACCGTTCGCGTCGATTCGGAAGTGCCCATCGGGAAGCAAGGGACCCAGAAGACGACCGAGTGGTACGCCCCGGAAGTCGGTTTGGTGAAAAGCGTCACACGCTTCGGGGGCGCAGAGGACGTGAGAACCCTTAAGTCGTTCACCCCGGGAAAAGACTAGCGGGTCATTTGTCACGCTCGGGGCACGTGACGAGGTAATCGAGAGTCGCGACACGGCGGCGCGGGTCGGCCTGCCGGTGGGTGCCGGGGCTCGCGGGTGAGCGGATCGGGGTCGGCGGGGACGCGGAAATTCGGACGAATACCCCGCTTTGTGCGTGCAAGTCCGTGACGGGGGCTGTTACAATCGGTCCGGTGTCCTTTCTGACTGGACGGGGGGCGGTCGGTCTGATCGCGTTCCCGCCAACGATCCGGGTGCCCCGGTTGGGGCATTTTATTCATCCGAAATCCGTCAAACCGGCACTTGCTCCCTTGTACCTCTTATGGTACGTGTGCCGGCCCGCGGCGGATGGCGGGGACTCAAGTCCCGTTCCCGCCGGGTGAATCTCTCCCGCAGGA from the Frigoriglobus tundricola genome contains:
- a CDS encoding TapB family protein; the encoded protein is MYRCVPCLVAMVLGPVALAAAPAPVPKAAQKPKYYCPTKLGTKWVYKGDNEERIEEVTAVEKKENGVVITVGVLVGEKIVPYSKTLVSDKGLFFGTSGLDEKAFPHCLLKLPSKSGDEWGWEVAEIGRKVTRVTRDGEEVEVPAGKFQTVRVDSEVPIGKQGTQKTTEWYAPEVGLVKSVTRFGGAEDVRTLKSFTPGKD